From the Oleiphilus messinensis genome, one window contains:
- a CDS encoding Fic family protein translates to MKPIGYSRLNNYYTLLLPKLGVEVYQCPSVDSEKTIKYGASLRKIIPGTRRVPDTPYDHMIAAIKYQGIRLHFFAAIFTKVDVEELTNFIKGKPLSVYNRVIWYLYEWLTGNELAIDNLTKGNYIKLFDDEYYYTLQEGERDKRTRVINNAIGTREFCPIIRKTPEIKTLEKIDVYDTAYAQMQLIGQNLSADVIGRSINYLYTKETKSSTDIEKETPSKDKMQRFLKAVKSAGQFELNKEKIIDIQNQIVEENKKATDYRDHEIYVGTTIHRLSGYDEDVHYIGPKHEHVASMMKGLLDTHDKLMMDGQVPSLMHATAISFGEVYIHPMKDGNGRIHRYLIHDVMKQRDQEHKFIIPISAAILKNQPKYDEVLESLSTPIMAMLTYELDDDARVIINNDIDYMYRYPDFTNHVIFIYEMMNTAIAEELKAEICLLLAIDKIKGFINERCDVPNNKLDVCVSIIVKGRGKVSKTKRKLVLKSIDESLLEEVEDFASSVLNTVRETLNVDVADVINSP, encoded by the coding sequence ATGAAACCCATAGGATATAGCCGGTTAAACAATTATTACACACTTTTACTGCCTAAACTGGGAGTAGAAGTATATCAGTGTCCAAGCGTGGATTCTGAGAAAACAATCAAATACGGCGCATCTCTTCGTAAAATCATCCCCGGTACCAGAAGGGTACCAGATACACCTTACGACCACATGATCGCGGCAATAAAATACCAAGGTATTCGTCTACATTTCTTCGCGGCAATATTTACAAAAGTAGATGTTGAGGAGCTTACAAATTTTATTAAAGGTAAGCCACTATCGGTTTATAACCGCGTTATTTGGTATCTTTATGAATGGCTTACCGGAAATGAACTGGCCATCGATAATCTAACTAAAGGTAACTACATTAAATTATTTGACGACGAATACTACTACACATTGCAGGAAGGTGAACGGGATAAACGAACACGAGTAATCAATAATGCGATTGGAACTAGAGAGTTTTGTCCAATCATTCGTAAGACACCAGAAATTAAAACCCTAGAAAAGATTGATGTCTATGACACGGCATATGCTCAGATGCAGTTAATTGGCCAGAACTTGTCTGCAGATGTTATTGGTCGATCTATCAATTATCTTTACACCAAAGAGACAAAGTCTTCGACGGATATTGAAAAGGAAACACCGAGCAAGGATAAGATGCAACGGTTTTTAAAAGCGGTAAAAAGTGCCGGCCAATTCGAGTTAAATAAAGAAAAAATTATTGATATTCAGAATCAAATTGTCGAAGAGAACAAAAAAGCCACAGATTATCGTGACCACGAAATTTATGTTGGAACGACCATCCATCGTTTAAGTGGATATGATGAGGATGTGCATTATATCGGTCCGAAGCACGAACATGTAGCGAGTATGATGAAAGGTTTACTGGATACTCACGATAAACTTATGATGGATGGTCAGGTACCTTCTCTTATGCATGCGACGGCTATTTCCTTTGGGGAGGTATACATACACCCGATGAAAGATGGAAATGGTCGAATTCATCGTTATCTAATTCATGATGTGATGAAACAACGGGATCAGGAACACAAATTTATCATTCCTATCTCTGCGGCTATTTTAAAAAATCAGCCCAAATATGATGAGGTGCTTGAGTCTCTTTCAACTCCTATTATGGCTATGCTGACGTATGAGCTGGACGATGATGCAAGAGTAATTATCAATAACGATATTGATTACATGTATCGTTATCCCGACTTTACCAATCATGTCATTTTTATTTATGAGATGATGAATACAGCAATCGCAGAAGAGCTAAAGGCAGAAATCTGTTTATTGCTTGCCATCGACAAAATCAAAGGCTTCATCAATGAGCGCTGCGATGTTCCAAATAATAAATTGGATGTTTGTGTTTCTATCATTGTGAAAGGTCGCGGTAAAGTGTCGAAAACAAAACGTAAACTCGTTCTAAAATCAATAGACGAATCACTACTGGAAGAAGTGGAAGATTTTGCAAGTTCAGTTTTGAATACCGTCAGAGAAACCCTAAATGTTGATGTGGCGGATGTTATAAACTCACCTTAA
- the greB gene encoding transcription elongation factor GreB, producing the protein MKTNLITRQGFDALKNELDELWRVKRPDITRKVTWAASNGDRSENADYQYNKKLLREIDRRVRYLRKRLEDLRVVDYAPEQEGRVFFGAWVDIENENGEQKHFRIAGVDEIYDRKDYISIDSPMARALLKKEVDDEVIVRTPSGEAEWYVIRIQYDK; encoded by the coding sequence ATGAAAACAAACCTAATTACCCGGCAAGGCTTTGATGCACTCAAAAACGAACTGGATGAGCTTTGGCGTGTAAAACGACCCGATATTACCCGCAAAGTGACCTGGGCCGCCAGCAATGGCGATCGAAGTGAAAATGCGGATTACCAATATAATAAAAAACTACTTAGAGAAATTGATCGTCGAGTCCGATACCTACGCAAACGCCTGGAAGACCTTCGCGTAGTTGACTATGCCCCGGAACAGGAAGGACGTGTTTTCTTTGGCGCCTGGGTCGACATTGAAAACGAAAACGGCGAACAAAAACACTTCAGAATCGCCGGCGTCGATGAAATCTACGATCGAAAAGACTATATATCCATCGACTCACCCATGGCCAGAGCCCTGCTCAAGAAAGAAGTGGATGATGAAGTCATAGTCAGAACGCCATCTGGTGAGGCGGAGTGGTATGTTATTCGAATCCAGTATGATAAATAG
- a CDS encoding site-specific integrase, with product MDLTDTIEISQPGLLAKLQKEIKAEHLNSRTEQTYQHWITRYIFFNELKNPSTLNEENIKAFLVYLVTKMNASKAKVNQAKQALEFLYLKVLKLPLSENKDNRLEV from the coding sequence ATGGATCTAACTGATACTATCGAGATCAGTCAGCCGGGACTGCTTGCTAAACTGCAAAAAGAAATCAAAGCAGAACATTTGAACAGCAGAACTGAACAAACCTACCAACACTGGATAACCCGTTATATATTTTTTAACGAGTTAAAAAATCCGTCGACTCTGAACGAAGAAAACATCAAAGCCTTTCTGGTTTATCTCGTCACGAAGATGAATGCCTCCAAAGCCAAAGTCAATCAGGCCAAACAAGCACTGGAATTTTTATACCTGAAAGTATTGAAACTGCCATTGTCGGAGAACAAGGATAACAGACTGGAGGTTTAA
- a CDS encoding acyl-CoA-binding protein, which produces MSDLKAKFEETVNYVQTSEGDFKPSNELKLELYALFKQASEGDVSGKKPGMLDVVGRAKYGAWEKLKGTSSDAAMQKYIDRIEALKNEQG; this is translated from the coding sequence ATGAGTGATTTAAAAGCTAAATTTGAAGAAACTGTAAACTACGTCCAAACCTCTGAAGGCGACTTTAAACCTTCCAACGAACTCAAACTTGAACTCTATGCATTGTTCAAGCAAGCGTCAGAAGGTGATGTATCGGGTAAGAAGCCTGGCATGCTCGACGTTGTAGGTCGCGCGAAATACGGTGCTTGGGAAAAACTGAAAGGAACCAGCAGCGACGCGGCAATGCAAAAATACATTGACCGCATTGAAGCCTTGAAAAACGAACAAGGCTAA
- a CDS encoding DUF4442 domain-containing protein yields the protein MSKKNQLNTIISKINGLPDFLRVKALTTFFGKMVKFTGTAGIKIEKLTESESVVSVKNKKSVQNHIGSIHAVASILLAESATGYLVGMNLPDTSVPVIKTIKADYVKRAKGDMKAEARLSQEQIDLIRTTEKGETAVEVIVTDSESKEPVKMEMIWAWTPKKR from the coding sequence ATGAGCAAGAAGAATCAGTTGAATACCATTATCTCGAAAATCAACGGTTTACCGGATTTTTTGCGGGTTAAGGCATTAACCACGTTTTTTGGCAAAATGGTGAAGTTTACGGGTACAGCGGGTATAAAAATTGAAAAACTGACGGAATCAGAATCAGTGGTTTCGGTCAAAAACAAAAAATCAGTGCAGAATCATATTGGTTCAATCCATGCAGTTGCCAGTATTTTACTGGCGGAATCGGCCACCGGTTATCTTGTTGGTATGAATTTACCTGACACCAGTGTGCCGGTCATCAAGACAATTAAGGCGGACTACGTTAAGCGAGCAAAAGGGGATATGAAGGCTGAAGCTCGATTAAGCCAGGAGCAGATCGACCTTATACGAACAACTGAGAAAGGTGAAACGGCGGTTGAGGTTATTGTTACGGATAGCGAGAGCAAAGAGCCCGTTAAAATGGAAATGATTTGGGCCTGGACACCGAAAAAACGCTAG
- a CDS encoding ATP-binding protein translates to MRLKYQLILISLVTLILPWSAYQFIHQLEAELRFKQQSMLQHNATITARFLAQTTIFDGTAQGKDGASVYAFALPQPVFLDGYFDDWLALGVDTREIKSDFLPTNDTFQVSYLLGFYQDRLYAYINVTDPDIHRHNPNPGQHNSTTDNIQFEYRDHNGVHRRGTLFATSPGLINSTTQGQDIPVEVDAYWQYSETGYTVEISIPFADAKGGFGFTVINPENAPPDPFIPPRSLGNILPLPASVAPTFSNPHSSSPEFNGYYDDPRTMEPDLLPTPLKPQADRDVPTLRFSDPEINRYLAEFSTAGIKMTVIDQQGWIIGKSGELESQHSFPIITASSSFFKDIVGTLIRWTLFEKPPRSQQQPSADRDQSDLAQQALKGSPTITWQAQGSRNYALISSVVPLFQNQKIVGALRLDQNTDAIASISNETIFDMVAIAAASIFIIMIMLLGFASLLSWRIQKLSKQIDACFSTDGVPQNSLIPGTGQDEISDLRRRFAALLDANMAYTAYLQSFAQKLSHEIKTPVAIIRSSLDNASLHNNIPTELNEYIERGQSGVKRISGIIDSMRAATRLEKLIQTADNVEFDLYPVVAEYSAAFQLAAPKLKVMFEAAELTYPVQGNPDLIAQLLDKLLDNAKDFTPEGKSIRLRLFQKHQTIILEVENEGPALPERMQQQIFQPFISIRSNEQQHRNDSHMGLGLVIVKLITDFHRGRIEAQNLTGNTGVRFTLILPAGPTP, encoded by the coding sequence ATGCGCCTGAAATATCAACTGATTCTGATCAGCTTGGTCACCTTGATATTACCCTGGTCAGCGTATCAGTTCATCCACCAACTTGAAGCAGAGTTACGCTTCAAGCAACAGTCAATGCTGCAACACAATGCCACGATTACTGCCCGATTTCTGGCACAAACGACCATCTTCGACGGCACCGCACAGGGGAAAGATGGGGCGTCCGTTTACGCCTTTGCGTTACCACAACCTGTTTTTCTTGATGGATATTTCGACGACTGGCTGGCATTAGGGGTCGATACCCGGGAGATTAAATCGGATTTCCTGCCGACTAATGACACCTTCCAGGTGAGTTACTTACTCGGTTTTTACCAGGATCGGCTGTACGCCTATATCAATGTTACTGATCCGGATATCCATCGCCACAATCCAAACCCGGGACAGCACAACAGCACGACAGATAACATTCAGTTTGAATATCGTGACCACAATGGTGTTCATCGCCGGGGTACACTATTCGCGACATCACCGGGCCTAATCAATTCAACTACCCAGGGTCAGGATATTCCAGTGGAAGTAGATGCGTACTGGCAATACTCGGAAACCGGATATACCGTTGAAATAAGCATCCCCTTTGCCGATGCAAAGGGAGGTTTTGGCTTCACCGTAATCAACCCGGAAAACGCGCCCCCCGACCCCTTTATACCACCACGATCACTCGGCAACATCCTCCCCTTGCCAGCATCAGTAGCCCCCACCTTTAGCAACCCGCACAGTTCAAGTCCGGAATTTAACGGCTATTACGATGACCCCCGGACAATGGAACCAGACCTGCTACCCACGCCACTCAAACCACAGGCCGACCGGGATGTGCCCACGTTGCGCTTCTCTGACCCGGAGATTAACCGTTATCTTGCTGAATTTTCGACGGCCGGCATAAAAATGACAGTCATCGACCAGCAGGGCTGGATTATTGGCAAGTCCGGCGAACTGGAATCTCAGCACAGTTTTCCGATCATTACGGCATCATCGAGTTTCTTCAAGGATATAGTGGGTACCCTGATACGTTGGACTCTTTTTGAAAAACCACCTCGGTCACAGCAACAGCCAAGCGCGGATCGAGACCAGTCCGACCTTGCGCAACAGGCGCTAAAAGGCTCCCCAACCATAACCTGGCAAGCTCAAGGTAGCAGAAATTACGCATTAATCAGCAGCGTGGTTCCCCTGTTTCAGAATCAAAAAATCGTTGGGGCGCTCAGACTCGATCAGAATACTGACGCTATCGCATCCATATCAAATGAAACGATTTTCGACATGGTCGCAATCGCGGCCGCCTCAATCTTTATCATCATGATTATGCTGCTCGGCTTTGCTTCTCTATTATCCTGGCGGATACAAAAACTCAGTAAACAAATCGATGCCTGCTTCAGTACAGACGGTGTGCCACAAAACAGCTTGATCCCCGGGACAGGGCAGGATGAAATCAGTGACTTGAGACGTCGCTTTGCAGCGCTGTTAGACGCAAACATGGCGTATACGGCTTACCTTCAAAGCTTTGCTCAAAAGCTGAGCCATGAAATCAAAACACCGGTGGCAATTATTCGCTCCTCACTGGACAACGCAAGCCTCCACAACAATATACCCACGGAATTAAACGAATATATTGAACGCGGTCAATCAGGGGTCAAGCGCATATCAGGCATCATTGATTCCATGCGTGCGGCAACACGCCTGGAAAAGCTGATCCAGACTGCCGACAACGTGGAGTTTGACCTGTATCCAGTGGTCGCAGAGTACAGCGCCGCATTCCAGCTGGCAGCCCCGAAGCTTAAAGTTATGTTCGAGGCAGCTGAATTAACTTATCCAGTGCAGGGCAATCCAGATCTTATTGCCCAACTACTGGACAAATTACTGGACAACGCAAAGGACTTCACCCCAGAAGGGAAAAGTATTCGATTGAGACTTTTTCAAAAGCACCAAACCATCATACTCGAAGTGGAAAATGAAGGGCCCGCGCTACCTGAGCGTATGCAGCAACAAATCTTTCAGCCTTTCATCAGTATACGTTCCAATGAACAACAACATCGAAACGACAGTCATATGGGTTTGGGGCTGGTTATCGTGAAATTAATCACGGACTTTCATCGCGGCAGAATCGAAGCACAAAATCTCACCGGTAATACCGGTGTGAGATTTACACTCATTCTGCCTGCAGGCCCCACACCATAA
- the pdsR gene encoding proteobacterial dedicated sortase system response regulator has protein sequence MKKNIAIVEDEPTLRANYADAFTKSGYVVSTYSNRSDALEAFERALPDLALIDVGLGDEIEGGFDLCRQLRTLSDTLPIIFLTARDNEFDQISGLRLGADDYLTKEISWPHLLARVVALFRRTAAYHQPQEQTDSVLQRGRLKINVDKIAVYWNDAPIELTVTEFWIVHALAKYPGHVKNRTQLMDAANTVLDDSTITSHIKRLRRKFIQVDPAFSAIQTAYGMGYRWDANES, from the coding sequence ATGAAAAAAAACATTGCCATCGTCGAAGACGAACCCACTTTACGCGCAAACTACGCAGACGCCTTCACCAAATCGGGCTATGTTGTCAGTACCTATAGCAATCGCTCGGATGCACTCGAAGCATTTGAGCGCGCGCTACCGGATCTGGCATTAATCGATGTGGGTCTGGGGGATGAAATAGAGGGTGGATTTGATTTATGCCGCCAGTTACGCACCCTGTCAGACACGCTGCCTATCATTTTCCTGACCGCACGGGACAACGAATTCGATCAGATCTCCGGTCTCAGGCTGGGTGCCGATGACTACCTCACCAAAGAAATCAGTTGGCCTCATTTACTCGCGCGCGTGGTGGCACTCTTCCGCCGCACGGCGGCCTATCACCAGCCTCAAGAGCAGACAGACAGTGTGCTGCAACGGGGCCGCTTGAAAATAAACGTCGATAAAATCGCAGTTTACTGGAATGATGCGCCAATTGAACTTACCGTTACCGAATTCTGGATTGTACATGCACTGGCGAAATACCCGGGACATGTCAAGAACCGGACACAATTGATGGATGCGGCAAACACAGTGCTCGACGACAGCACAATCACGTCCCATATAAAACGTTTGAGGCGAAAATTCATACAAGTCGATCCCGCTTTTTCGGCCATTCAAACTGCCTACGGTATGGGCTATCGCTGGGATGCCAATGAATCCTGA
- a CDS encoding molybdenum cofactor biosynthesis protein MoaE, which translates to MNIDIRVQQEDFSLGQEYDRIRTDKTQVGAICCFSGLVRDFGDNEGVIGLELEHYPGMTEKALHEIASQACNKWPLDSVLIIHRVGALKLADQIVLTIVSSAHRQAAFAAGEFIMDYLKISAPFWKKELHHKGGHWVEQKDSDVTKLEDWKTPKGP; encoded by the coding sequence ATGAACATCGACATTCGAGTTCAACAGGAAGATTTCAGTCTTGGGCAAGAATACGACAGAATCCGTACCGACAAAACACAAGTAGGTGCAATTTGCTGCTTCAGTGGCCTGGTCCGTGATTTTGGGGATAACGAAGGCGTAATCGGTCTGGAGTTAGAACACTACCCCGGTATGACAGAAAAGGCACTCCATGAAATTGCGAGTCAGGCGTGCAACAAATGGCCCTTGGACTCCGTCTTGATTATCCACCGTGTGGGTGCACTGAAACTAGCCGACCAGATTGTCCTGACCATCGTCTCAAGTGCACACCGTCAAGCCGCCTTCGCAGCTGGCGAATTTATTATGGACTATCTGAAAATTTCCGCGCCGTTCTGGAAAAAAGAATTACATCACAAAGGTGGCCATTGGGTTGAACAAAAAGACTCCGATGTCACTAAACTAGAAGACTGGAAAACACCCAAGGGCCCTTGA
- the moaD gene encoding molybdopterin converting factor subunit 1 yields MKILFFASLRERLATGEETWDELDGIATVADVLEKLKSRPSPWPEALQGKVMMAVNQEMANADTPVSENDEVAFFPPVTGG; encoded by the coding sequence ATGAAGATTTTATTTTTTGCCAGTCTACGGGAACGCTTGGCGACCGGAGAAGAAACCTGGGACGAATTAGACGGTATTGCAACGGTAGCCGACGTGCTCGAAAAGCTTAAAAGTCGCCCCAGCCCCTGGCCTGAAGCATTGCAAGGCAAAGTGATGATGGCGGTCAACCAGGAAATGGCCAACGCAGACACCCCGGTATCGGAAAACGATGAGGTCGCATTCTTTCCCCCGGTAACAGGAGGCTGA
- a CDS encoding molybdopterin molybdotransferase MoeA codes for MHDQLTSVDDALHYLLEHTQPLEAREVRPLTEAIGRILADPVYSSISVPPQDNSAVDGYAVNTRFISTDRCLPVSQRIPAGHTPKPLQPGTAARIFTGAFIPEGADAVVMQENVQAQEGTTEQNGTIIKLPDTITPEQNIRPKGQDIQQGQVVLPAGTRLRPQELGLLASIGTADLPLFRPLRVGIISTGDELAEPGTPLQSGQIYNSNRYMLHGLLAQLPCNIQDYGIIPDTADATLSALDKAAAKCDLIITSGGVSVGEEDHIKNSIDQLGQLNLWKIAIKPGKPLAFGAIRETPIIGLPGNPGAVFVTFNVFARPFILKSCGALSYTPQSFPVPLGFNIKKPGIRREYLRVKFTQDPATGPCLEAYPNQSSGVLSSACWGDGFAIIRENTAPQCGDLVEFIPFSVL; via the coding sequence ATGCACGATCAACTAACCTCCGTGGATGACGCTCTGCACTATCTTCTGGAGCATACTCAGCCTCTCGAGGCGCGGGAAGTACGCCCGTTAACTGAAGCAATTGGCCGCATTCTCGCTGATCCGGTTTACTCGTCTATCAGCGTACCGCCACAGGACAACAGTGCGGTTGACGGCTATGCGGTCAACACACGATTCATCTCGACTGATCGCTGCCTCCCCGTTTCGCAACGTATACCCGCGGGGCACACACCGAAGCCACTCCAACCTGGTACTGCCGCACGGATTTTTACCGGCGCATTTATCCCGGAAGGCGCTGACGCAGTTGTCATGCAGGAAAACGTACAGGCGCAAGAAGGCACAACGGAGCAAAACGGTACAATAATCAAGTTGCCGGATACCATCACCCCAGAGCAAAATATCAGGCCGAAAGGACAAGACATACAGCAGGGTCAAGTCGTTCTTCCTGCCGGCACCCGTTTACGCCCGCAGGAACTCGGCCTGCTGGCATCCATTGGTACTGCCGACTTGCCCCTTTTTCGCCCTTTGCGCGTGGGTATCATCTCTACCGGAGACGAACTGGCAGAACCCGGAACCCCGTTACAAAGCGGTCAGATCTATAATTCAAACCGATATATGCTGCATGGATTGCTTGCGCAACTGCCCTGTAATATCCAAGACTACGGCATCATACCGGACACGGCTGACGCTACCTTGAGTGCACTGGACAAAGCTGCAGCCAAGTGTGACTTGATCATCACCAGTGGTGGCGTCTCAGTCGGAGAAGAAGATCACATCAAAAACAGTATCGATCAACTCGGCCAACTAAACCTCTGGAAAATTGCGATCAAACCCGGTAAGCCCTTGGCGTTCGGCGCGATCCGTGAAACTCCGATTATTGGCCTGCCGGGTAACCCCGGGGCGGTATTTGTCACATTCAATGTATTCGCCCGACCTTTCATTCTCAAATCCTGTGGTGCTTTAAGTTACACTCCCCAAAGCTTTCCGGTACCGCTCGGGTTTAATATTAAAAAGCCGGGAATTCGACGAGAATATCTCAGGGTCAAATTCACTCAAGATCCCGCTACCGGCCCCTGCTTGGAGGCGTACCCGAATCAAAGTTCCGGCGTACTGAGTTCTGCATGCTGGGGAGATGGATTTGCGATTATCCGGGAGAATACTGCACCCCAATGTGGCGACCTGGTTGAGTTTATTCCTTTCAGTGTTTTGTGA